A genomic window from Luteolibacter sp. LG18 includes:
- a CDS encoding AraC family transcriptional regulator, giving the protein MSVDDDFLDQLASPRFCERLFAHLPDVVFCLKDRQRRYRAANLAFAQRLGIDNPRKLLGRVADEFFAPHLAAAYREQDMEVLETGREVCDRLELVTNRDGSLGWYLATKVPLHDAQGNVIGLASISRDLGAPSEADTEYAGVARTVAFIQANLDETLRPDDLAAKAKLSPDQLDRRMRKVFQLTTAQFIRKARIGAAAEMLTTTSTPVAEIALACGYGDQTAFTRQFRATVGMPPATYREHARRHV; this is encoded by the coding sequence ATGTCCGTTGACGACGACTTCCTGGATCAACTTGCCTCGCCGCGGTTCTGCGAGCGGTTGTTCGCGCACCTGCCGGACGTCGTCTTTTGTCTCAAGGACCGGCAGCGGCGTTACCGCGCGGCGAACCTGGCCTTCGCACAGCGGCTGGGGATCGACAATCCCCGCAAGCTGTTGGGCCGGGTGGCGGACGAGTTCTTCGCGCCTCACCTCGCGGCGGCCTATCGCGAGCAGGACATGGAGGTGCTGGAAACCGGCCGGGAAGTGTGCGACCGCCTGGAGCTGGTCACCAACCGCGACGGATCGCTCGGCTGGTATCTGGCCACCAAGGTGCCGCTGCATGACGCGCAGGGCAACGTGATCGGCCTGGCCTCCATTTCCCGGGATCTCGGCGCGCCTAGCGAGGCGGATACCGAGTATGCCGGGGTCGCGAGGACAGTCGCCTTCATCCAGGCGAACCTCGATGAAACCTTGCGCCCGGACGACCTCGCGGCGAAGGCGAAGCTGTCCCCGGACCAGCTCGACCGGCGGATGCGGAAGGTCTTCCAACTCACCACCGCCCAGTTCATCCGGAAGGCCCGCATCGGAGCCGCCGCTGAAATGCTGACCACGACCTCCACACCGGTGGCGGAGATCGCGCTGGCCTGCGGCTACGGCGACCAGACGGCGTTCACCCGCCAGTTCCGCGCGACGGTGGGCATGCCCCCGGCGACCTACCGCGAACACGCGCGCCGCCATGTCTGA
- a CDS encoding oxidoreductase, with protein sequence MNSKGKVWLVTGTSSGFGRRIVEELIARGEWVVATARDPRTVEDLVALAPERVQALPLDVTKPEEIHGAVAAAMDRFGRIDVLVNNAGYSVVGAVEETSEEELRHIFETMFFGAVAMTQAVLPGMRARGTGTLVQITSVGGFITAPGFGPYCAAKHALEALSEAMAAEVRPFGMRVLIVEPGAFRTGLFGSAFRSMPDSGAYASTVGATRNYAAHSAGAQAGDPVKAAKAIVDAVEAGCPSLRLPLGEDAIAGMRAKLSQVTADVDGNEAVAIATAY encoded by the coding sequence ATGAACTCCAAGGGCAAGGTTTGGTTGGTCACGGGAACGTCGTCGGGCTTCGGGCGGCGGATCGTTGAGGAGCTCATCGCGCGCGGCGAATGGGTCGTCGCGACCGCCCGGGATCCCCGCACCGTGGAGGATCTCGTGGCTCTTGCCCCGGAGCGCGTGCAGGCGTTGCCGCTGGATGTCACCAAGCCGGAGGAAATCCATGGTGCGGTTGCCGCCGCGATGGATCGGTTCGGGAGAATCGACGTGCTGGTCAACAATGCCGGCTACAGCGTGGTGGGGGCCGTGGAGGAAACCAGTGAGGAGGAACTCCGGCATATCTTCGAAACCATGTTTTTCGGCGCGGTGGCGATGACCCAGGCGGTTTTGCCGGGGATGCGCGCGCGGGGCACGGGCACCCTCGTGCAGATCACCAGCGTGGGTGGGTTTATCACCGCTCCCGGCTTCGGCCCCTATTGTGCAGCGAAGCATGCATTGGAGGCGCTCTCCGAGGCCATGGCGGCCGAGGTGCGGCCCTTCGGAATGCGTGTGCTGATCGTGGAACCGGGCGCCTTCCGCACCGGACTCTTCGGTTCGGCTTTCCGCAGCATGCCGGATTCGGGCGCCTACGCCTCGACCGTGGGAGCGACGCGGAATTACGCCGCCCACTCCGCGGGCGCACAGGCAGGTGACCCGGTCAAGGCGGCCAAGGCGATCGTCGATGCGGTGGAGGCGGGCTGTCCATCCCTGCGCCTGCCACTTGGCGAGGACGCGATCGCCGGCATGCGGGCGAAACTCTCCCAGGTGACGGCTGATGTGGATGGCAATGAGGCGGTCGCGATCGCCACGGCATACTGA
- the smc gene encoding chromosome segregation protein SMC: MYLKTLEIHGFKSFADKTLIEFDRGVTGIVGPNGCGKSNVVDAIRWVLGETSAKALRGGEMADVIFNGTERRKPLGMAEVTLTMADCEAALKVDYNEVSITRRVYRDGRSEYRINNTLCRLKDIHDMLMDTGIGRTAYSIMAQGQIDQILSSKPEERRMVFEEAAGITKYKREKKEALRKLEYTEANLLRVSDVLAEQDRRMNSLKRQVAKARRYQSLAGDVRILDTHLGHKKFVEITAELGELKTSVRGLDIREAEIEQQLPAKEEAVSEARAAARAFEGELAELRQQLNEHRNALSAAEGRIAFNEERKAELESRIRQNHEDIEDTREKLARQEFEFISANEELESLTRRIIEQENQLAEHEERSRFSKAERESIENNLREARGEANRTQTLVASHQARIEAALSQLEGTRERARQLGEEEERLMLELEEFRAEQMRFQDEVSENAARITEFEEVFQKAERAFQHTRGDLDAARTAAAEAHKVLAQRSSRLDVVRQLVASGEGFEKGTRSVLGGLDQPDHFKPGLLGVLAGLIEADNTCARAIEAALGGHLQAVLVTESKLAEEIIGRLAEKKLGVAAVLPTEFIGHAAGTQMQALPEGAVAWALDRVKSDSRVTAVLERLLEHVLVVPDLATAMKLRASLPGTTFATLNGELLGAEGVIRGGVAGDGSASVLERQNEVRSLETEVAELTRAEEEARSRVEELEHRLTETQEEVEVSRERLQRQKVEVSTLQGQLSLATREVENYETKLENVRWERGELDQRERAAAEARESLENELASARERLEGLDSDQRRLQTEADSAARREAEFAEGLNELRTSLAVERRAKQAAEEQQRPMEARLAELREVSMRRESEIASFEQRIEAATAESASLAEQCETHRYEAEDLQVEIDSRAASRTGLLEAIEQAESVLGDLRRQHSRITEQKGREEVASTKLELRLESLVQTILERHQIELESFEPDAHALLACIASQKSQQARGGRQVVVGSEEGDEDEMETVVVNATAEEKIELPGEMTGEPDWSFVESTVGDLKRRLDSMGPVNLDAIEEYEELEERNTFLRNQHEDLMRSKNELMEVIERINEETKRRFTETFAQVKINFRDMFKELFGEQGKADLMLIDENDPLESGIEVIAKPPGKKLQSISLLSGGERSMTAVALLFSIYMIKPSPFCVLDELDAPLDESNINRFVKVLDRFIDNSQFIIVTHSKRTMARADVMYGVTMEEFGVSKPVGMRLTSADNMGKNEAKTAAQKAALRLDA, from the coding sequence ATGTATTTAAAGACTCTCGAAATCCACGGCTTCAAGTCGTTCGCCGACAAGACCCTGATCGAGTTCGACCGCGGCGTGACCGGCATCGTCGGCCCCAACGGCTGCGGCAAGTCGAACGTCGTGGACGCCATCCGCTGGGTGCTGGGGGAAACCTCCGCCAAGGCGCTGCGCGGCGGTGAAATGGCGGACGTCATCTTCAACGGTACCGAGCGTCGCAAGCCGCTGGGCATGGCCGAGGTGACGCTGACGATGGCCGATTGCGAGGCCGCGCTGAAGGTGGATTACAACGAGGTCTCGATCACCCGCCGCGTCTACCGGGACGGCCGCTCGGAGTACCGCATCAACAACACGCTGTGCCGCTTGAAGGACATCCATGACATGCTCATGGACACCGGTATCGGCCGCACCGCCTACTCGATCATGGCGCAGGGACAGATCGACCAGATCCTTTCCTCGAAGCCGGAAGAGCGCCGCATGGTGTTCGAAGAGGCCGCGGGCATCACCAAGTACAAGCGCGAGAAGAAGGAGGCCCTGCGCAAGCTGGAATACACCGAGGCGAACCTGCTGCGCGTGTCCGACGTGCTCGCCGAGCAGGACCGCCGCATGAACTCGCTCAAGCGCCAGGTCGCGAAGGCCCGCCGCTACCAGTCTCTGGCCGGTGACGTCCGCATCCTGGACACCCACCTCGGTCACAAGAAGTTCGTGGAAATCACCGCCGAACTCGGCGAGCTGAAGACTTCCGTGCGCGGGCTCGACATCCGCGAGGCGGAGATCGAGCAGCAGCTTCCGGCGAAGGAGGAAGCCGTGAGCGAGGCTCGCGCCGCCGCCCGCGCGTTCGAAGGCGAGCTCGCCGAACTCCGTCAGCAACTCAACGAGCACCGCAACGCGCTGTCCGCCGCCGAGGGCCGCATCGCCTTCAACGAGGAGCGCAAGGCCGAGCTGGAAAGCCGCATCCGCCAGAACCACGAGGACATCGAGGACACCCGCGAGAAGCTGGCCCGCCAGGAGTTCGAATTCATCTCCGCCAACGAGGAGCTGGAGTCGCTGACCCGCCGCATCATCGAGCAGGAAAACCAGCTCGCCGAGCACGAGGAGCGCAGCCGGTTTTCCAAGGCCGAGCGCGAGTCGATCGAGAACAACCTGCGCGAAGCCCGTGGCGAAGCGAACCGCACACAGACGCTGGTGGCCTCCCACCAGGCCCGCATCGAGGCCGCGCTGTCGCAGCTCGAAGGCACCCGCGAGCGCGCCCGCCAGCTCGGCGAGGAAGAGGAGCGCTTGATGCTGGAACTGGAGGAATTCCGCGCCGAGCAGATGCGGTTCCAGGACGAGGTTTCGGAGAACGCCGCGCGCATCACCGAGTTCGAGGAGGTTTTCCAGAAGGCCGAGCGTGCTTTCCAGCACACCCGCGGTGATCTCGATGCCGCCCGCACCGCCGCCGCCGAGGCGCACAAGGTGCTGGCCCAGCGGTCCTCCCGTCTCGATGTCGTCCGCCAGTTGGTGGCCAGCGGTGAAGGCTTCGAGAAGGGTACCCGCAGCGTGCTCGGCGGTCTTGATCAGCCGGATCATTTCAAGCCGGGTCTGCTCGGTGTGCTCGCCGGTCTGATCGAGGCGGACAACACCTGCGCCCGTGCGATCGAAGCCGCGCTCGGTGGTCATCTCCAGGCGGTGCTCGTCACCGAGTCGAAGCTCGCCGAGGAAATCATCGGCCGCCTGGCCGAGAAGAAGCTCGGCGTGGCCGCCGTGCTGCCGACCGAGTTCATCGGCCATGCCGCCGGTACCCAGATGCAGGCCCTGCCGGAAGGCGCGGTGGCCTGGGCGCTGGACCGTGTGAAGTCGGACAGCCGCGTGACCGCGGTGCTGGAGCGCCTGCTCGAACACGTGCTGGTGGTGCCGGATCTGGCGACCGCCATGAAGCTGCGCGCCTCCTTGCCGGGCACGACCTTCGCCACGCTGAATGGCGAGTTGCTCGGCGCCGAAGGCGTGATCCGCGGTGGTGTCGCCGGCGATGGTTCGGCCTCGGTGCTGGAGCGTCAGAACGAGGTGCGCTCGCTTGAAACCGAAGTCGCCGAACTGACCCGAGCCGAGGAAGAGGCCCGCTCCCGCGTGGAGGAACTCGAACACCGCCTGACCGAAACGCAGGAAGAGGTGGAGGTTTCCCGCGAGCGACTGCAGCGCCAGAAGGTCGAGGTTTCCACGTTGCAAGGCCAGCTTTCCCTCGCCACTCGCGAGGTGGAGAACTACGAGACGAAGCTCGAAAACGTCCGCTGGGAACGCGGTGAACTCGACCAGCGCGAGCGCGCCGCCGCCGAGGCCCGCGAATCGCTGGAGAACGAACTGGCCTCCGCCCGCGAGCGCCTGGAAGGGCTCGATAGCGACCAGCGCCGCCTCCAGACCGAAGCCGATTCCGCCGCCCGCCGCGAAGCCGAGTTCGCCGAGGGCCTCAATGAACTCCGTACCTCGCTCGCCGTCGAACGCCGCGCCAAGCAGGCAGCCGAGGAGCAGCAGCGTCCGATGGAAGCCCGCCTCGCCGAGCTGCGCGAGGTAAGCATGCGCCGTGAGTCGGAAATCGCCTCGTTCGAACAGCGTATCGAAGCCGCCACCGCGGAAAGCGCCTCGCTCGCCGAGCAATGCGAAACCCACCGCTACGAGGCGGAGGATCTCCAGGTGGAAATCGATTCCCGCGCCGCCAGCCGCACCGGTTTGCTGGAAGCCATCGAGCAGGCCGAGTCCGTGCTCGGCGACCTGCGCCGCCAGCACTCCCGCATCACCGAGCAGAAAGGCCGCGAGGAAGTCGCCTCGACCAAGCTCGAACTGCGCCTCGAAAGCCTCGTCCAGACGATCCTGGAACGCCACCAGATCGAACTCGAATCCTTCGAACCGGACGCCCACGCGCTGCTCGCCTGCATCGCCTCCCAGAAATCCCAGCAAGCCCGCGGTGGTCGCCAAGTGGTGGTCGGCTCCGAGGAGGGCGACGAGGACGAGATGGAGACCGTGGTGGTGAACGCCACCGCCGAGGAGAAGATCGAGCTGCCCGGCGAAATGACCGGCGAGCCGGATTGGAGTTTCGTGGAATCCACGGTGGGCGATCTCAAGCGCCGTCTCGATTCGATGGGCCCGGTCAACCTCGACGCCATCGAGGAGTATGAGGAACTCGAGGAGCGGAACACTTTCCTCCGCAACCAGCACGAGGACCTGATGCGCTCGAAGAACGAGCTCATGGAGGTGATCGAGCGCATCAACGAGGAGACCAAGCGCCGCTTCACCGAGACCTTCGCCCAAGTGAAGATCAATTTCCGCGACATGTTCAAGGAGCTCTTCGGCGAGCAGGGCAAGGCCGACCTGATGCTCATCGACGAGAACGATCCGCTCGAATCCGGCATCGAGGTCATCGCCAAGCCGCCGGGCAAGAAGCTCCAGTCGATCTCGCTGCTGTCCGGTGGCGAGCGCTCGATGACCGCCGTGGCGCTGCTGTTCTCGATCTACATGATCAAGCCGAGCCCGTTCTGCGTGCTCGACGAACTCGACGCCCCGCTGGACGAATCGAACATCAACCGCTTCGTCAAGGTGCTGGACCGCTTCATCGACAACAGCCAGTTCATCATCGTGACCCACTCGAAGCGCACCATGGCCCGCGCCGACGTGATGTATGGCGTGACGATGGAGGAGTTCGGCGTCTCGAAGCCGGTGGGCATGCGTCTCACCAGTGCCGACAACATGGGCAAGAACGAGGCGAAGACCGCGGCGCAGAAGGCGGCGCTCCGTCTGGACGCCTGA
- a CDS encoding Gfo/Idh/MocA family oxidoreductase: MNTRTIGIILNGVTGRMGTNQHLVRSILAIRDQGGVVCGDTRVIPDPILTGRSADKLQALAKKYNVERWSTDLDAALADSYNEIFFDASGTPYRVGFLEKAIAAGKHIYCEKPTAVSLDEAVRIARVAEAAGVKNGVVQDKLWLPGLRKFQLLKEQGFFGKILSVRGEFGYWVFTGEHEGQPIQRPSWNYREEDGGGMIIDMHCHWRYVIDNLFGNVNRVFCKAATHIPVRYDENGKAFDCTADDSAYAIFETDTGITCQFNSSWNVRVRRDDLFTMQVDGTEGSAIVGLRKCWVQHQSVTPRPVWNPDIDSPINYYDRWTEVPDQLNFENAFKIQWELFLKHVVADEPFRWSLLDGAKGVQLAELSWKSHHEGRWIDVPELV; the protein is encoded by the coding sequence ATGAACACCCGCACCATCGGCATCATCCTGAACGGCGTCACCGGACGCATGGGCACCAACCAGCACCTCGTGCGCTCCATCCTCGCCATCCGTGACCAGGGCGGCGTGGTCTGCGGCGACACCCGCGTGATTCCGGACCCGATCCTCACCGGCCGTAGCGCCGACAAGCTCCAGGCCCTCGCGAAGAAGTACAATGTCGAGCGCTGGTCCACCGACCTCGATGCCGCCCTCGCGGATTCCTACAACGAGATCTTCTTCGATGCCTCCGGCACTCCTTACCGTGTTGGCTTCCTGGAAAAGGCCATCGCCGCCGGCAAGCACATCTACTGCGAGAAGCCGACCGCCGTGTCGCTCGATGAAGCCGTGCGCATCGCCCGCGTGGCCGAGGCCGCCGGAGTGAAGAATGGCGTGGTCCAGGACAAGCTGTGGCTCCCGGGCCTGCGGAAATTCCAGCTTCTCAAGGAGCAGGGCTTCTTCGGCAAGATTCTCTCCGTGCGCGGCGAGTTCGGCTACTGGGTCTTCACCGGCGAGCACGAGGGCCAGCCGATCCAGCGTCCGAGCTGGAACTACCGCGAGGAAGACGGCGGCGGCATGATCATCGACATGCACTGCCACTGGCGCTACGTGATCGACAACCTCTTCGGCAACGTCAACCGCGTGTTCTGCAAGGCCGCCACCCACATCCCGGTGCGCTACGATGAGAACGGCAAGGCCTTCGATTGCACCGCCGATGACTCCGCCTACGCGATCTTCGAGACCGACACCGGCATCACCTGCCAGTTCAATTCCTCCTGGAACGTCCGCGTCCGCCGCGACGACCTCTTCACCATGCAGGTCGATGGCACCGAAGGCTCCGCCATCGTCGGCCTCCGCAAGTGCTGGGTGCAGCACCAGAGCGTCACCCCGCGCCCGGTGTGGAACCCCGACATCGACAGCCCGATCAACTACTACGACCGCTGGACCGAAGTGCCGGACCAGCTCAATTTCGAGAACGCCTTCAAGATCCAGTGGGAGCTGTTCCTGAAGCATGTCGTCGCCGACGAGCCGTTCCGCTGGTCGCTGCTTGATGGCGCGAAGGGCGTCCAGCTCGCGGAGCTGAGTTGGAAGTCCCACCACGAAGGCCGCTGGATCGACGTGCCCGAGCTGGTCTGA
- a CDS encoding sugar phosphate isomerase/epimerase family protein codes for MTPDQLAIHTFTNKPWSIDECIENYARHGFGGLSVWRETVAGEDLGRVRRKIADSGLQGVSYVRGGFFTGLDAAARQRGIDDNLAVIRECEALGLPMIVLVCGGTVGQGPKENFEQIIDGLAAILPAAEAAGIKLAIEPLHPMYAGDRCAVASMRDANWLCDQLEHPLVGVAADVFHIWWERELEQEIRYCAAKNRLFAFHVCEFKPDFDHILLDRGLPGEGVNASARIAKMVKAAGFNALTEVEIFSRKYWAENQHVFLDKISASCANL; via the coding sequence ATGACTCCAGACCAGCTCGCGATCCATACCTTCACCAACAAGCCGTGGTCCATCGATGAATGCATCGAGAACTACGCACGGCATGGATTCGGCGGGCTGTCCGTGTGGCGGGAAACGGTCGCGGGCGAGGATCTCGGCCGCGTCCGCAGGAAGATCGCGGACAGCGGGCTGCAAGGCGTGTCCTATGTCCGCGGTGGCTTCTTCACCGGTCTCGATGCCGCGGCGCGTCAGCGCGGCATTGATGACAACCTCGCGGTGATCCGCGAGTGCGAGGCCCTCGGCCTGCCGATGATCGTGCTCGTCTGCGGCGGCACGGTGGGGCAGGGGCCGAAGGAGAATTTCGAACAGATCATCGATGGCCTCGCCGCCATCCTCCCGGCCGCCGAGGCCGCCGGGATCAAGCTCGCCATCGAGCCGCTCCATCCGATGTATGCCGGCGACCGCTGTGCCGTGGCTTCCATGCGGGATGCGAACTGGCTGTGCGACCAGCTCGAGCATCCGCTCGTCGGCGTCGCCGCCGATGTCTTCCACATCTGGTGGGAGCGCGAGCTGGAGCAGGAGATCCGCTACTGCGCCGCGAAGAACCGCCTCTTCGCCTTCCATGTCTGCGAGTTCAAGCCGGACTTCGACCACATCCTCCTCGATCGCGGCCTGCCCGGCGAGGGAGTCAACGCCTCCGCCCGCATCGCGAAGATGGTGAAGGCCGCCGGTTTCAACGCCCTCACCGAGGTCGAGATTTTCTCCCGCAAATACTGGGCCGAGAACCAGCACGTCTTCCTCGACAAGATCTCCGCCTCCTGCGCGAACCTGTGA
- a CDS encoding LacI family DNA-binding transcriptional regulator has translation MATIYDIAAEAGVSASTVSRALKGSRLVSDDVRERVEKVARDLGFERRTVRRHRGRAILSVRLVLPHHDNPERALFYDFEQLIIGLREGLAPSSCNLICDTGGENYDPFPHKKGGDTDAFIFAFHEPDAATLATLKKRSIPVVVLNRNLSGVPCVTSDYASGMGDLVEHVITGAKDKEVKPVFIGIESANVVFRERLEGWTKALTARGLSPDHEKQVVYYENFKSIDTASVKKLASSFNALFCVNDLVATAVLAELARAGIAVPEQCQVTGFDDSPVRGLARPLLTTVKMPVHEFAFQAGRELANRIIESTPMPQCIRITGLLLPGQSTFPTP, from the coding sequence ATGGCCACCATTTACGACATCGCTGCCGAAGCCGGCGTTTCCGCCTCCACCGTCTCCCGCGCCCTGAAGGGGTCACGTCTCGTCAGTGACGACGTCCGGGAGCGGGTGGAGAAGGTCGCGCGCGATCTCGGCTTCGAGCGTCGTACCGTCCGCCGCCACCGTGGCCGGGCGATCCTCAGCGTGCGCCTGGTCCTTCCGCACCACGACAATCCGGAGCGCGCGCTGTTCTACGATTTCGAGCAGCTCATCATCGGCCTGCGCGAGGGCCTCGCCCCGTCGAGCTGCAATCTGATCTGCGACACCGGTGGCGAGAACTACGATCCCTTCCCGCACAAGAAGGGCGGCGACACCGATGCCTTCATCTTCGCCTTCCACGAGCCGGACGCCGCCACCCTGGCCACCCTGAAGAAGCGCTCGATCCCGGTCGTGGTGCTGAACCGCAACCTTTCCGGCGTGCCGTGTGTCACCTCGGACTATGCCAGCGGCATGGGTGACCTCGTCGAGCACGTGATCACCGGTGCGAAGGACAAGGAAGTGAAGCCTGTCTTCATCGGCATCGAGAGCGCCAACGTCGTCTTCCGCGAACGCCTCGAAGGCTGGACCAAGGCGCTCACTGCCCGAGGTCTCTCCCCCGACCACGAGAAGCAGGTCGTCTACTACGAGAACTTCAAGTCGATCGACACCGCCTCGGTGAAGAAGCTGGCGTCGTCCTTCAACGCGCTCTTCTGCGTGAACGATCTCGTCGCCACCGCCGTGCTTGCGGAGCTGGCCCGCGCCGGCATCGCCGTGCCGGAGCAGTGCCAGGTCACCGGCTTCGATGACTCGCCGGTCCGTGGCCTCGCCCGCCCGCTTCTCACCACCGTGAAGATGCCGGTGCACGAATTCGCGTTTCAGGCGGGACGCGAGCTCGCGAACCGCATCATTGAATCCACGCCCATGCCGCAGTGCATCCGCATCACCGGATTGCTGCTGCCGGGGCAGTCGACTTTCCCCACACCCTGA
- a CDS encoding dihydrodipicolinate synthase family protein encodes MSIESRHEARRLRRKITGYAACLLPFNADGTIAREAFEQAVARTTDAGLGCAVNMDTGYANYLTAAERTQVLGWTKGVIQGRRDFVAGVFVEGLEGDLVELYRRQMDEIVSFGGTPILFQTTRFHNWSPAEIVDLYAKVCKGYDAVFGFELGKMFAPNGMIYDEETVRGLIQIRELKGMKHSSLDRGMELRRLEIRDEIRPEFMIFTGNDLGIDMVEYGSDYLLGLAAFCPEKFAERDAYWEAGDDRYFELNDALQYLGNVGFRAPVPAYKHSCAVFQHLIGRIPSSEPHPQCPRRPEWEAGIIMDCAARLGYSF; translated from the coding sequence ATGTCCATCGAATCCCGCCATGAGGCCCGTCGGCTCCGCCGCAAGATCACCGGCTACGCCGCCTGCCTGCTTCCGTTCAATGCCGATGGCACCATCGCCCGTGAGGCTTTCGAACAGGCCGTGGCCCGCACCACCGATGCCGGTCTCGGCTGCGCGGTGAACATGGACACCGGCTACGCCAACTACCTCACCGCCGCGGAGCGCACCCAGGTGCTGGGGTGGACAAAAGGCGTCATCCAAGGCCGCCGCGATTTCGTCGCCGGGGTGTTCGTGGAGGGCCTGGAAGGGGATCTCGTTGAACTCTACCGCCGCCAGATGGACGAGATCGTGTCCTTCGGCGGCACCCCGATCCTATTCCAGACCACCCGTTTCCACAACTGGTCCCCGGCCGAGATCGTCGATCTCTACGCGAAGGTCTGCAAGGGCTACGACGCCGTCTTCGGCTTCGAACTCGGCAAGATGTTCGCTCCGAACGGCATGATTTATGACGAGGAGACGGTCCGCGGCCTGATCCAGATCCGGGAGCTGAAAGGCATGAAGCACTCCTCGCTGGACCGCGGCATGGAGCTGCGCCGCCTGGAGATCCGCGACGAAATCCGGCCGGAGTTCATGATTTTCACCGGCAACGACCTCGGGATCGACATGGTCGAATATGGCTCGGACTACCTGCTGGGCCTGGCCGCCTTCTGCCCGGAGAAGTTCGCCGAGCGGGACGCCTACTGGGAAGCGGGTGACGACCGCTATTTCGAGCTCAATGACGCGCTGCAATATCTTGGCAATGTGGGCTTCCGGGCGCCCGTCCCGGCCTACAAGCACAGTTGCGCGGTATTCCAGCATCTGATAGGCCGAATCCCGTCTTCCGAGCCGCACCCGCAGTGCCCGCGCCGTCCCGAGTGGGAGGCAGGGATCATCATGGACTGTGCCGCGCGTCTCGGATACTCGTTCTAA